The sequence AAAACGTCTTTCATTGGAAAACAAagtataaaattttcaaaaaaaatgccATTCGGAAAGCgtgtattttttgtaaaaaatgtgtatttaaAACAATTCTTTTGAATAACAACTTTTTGGTTTATATTTCTATCTTTTCGTATTTTCTTTCTTGCAACTGAACTTAAAATGATGTATGTGTTAACAATAAAGTAGCGTACTTGAAGTTTTGTTACAACAATACGATATAGCTAAACATCTTGATTTAACTCTTGTCTTATGTACATAAGCATTTACAGTTAAAAATAACATGTTCACAATAAAAGACCATATCTATATAAACCTAAGGCAATTTTGAACCTCTACGGTATAATTTACACCATAAAAAAAATCTGCGCCAATAATGCTGGCTGAAAATGTAATGATATCTGTTAAAGGGATTACGGAACGGGCAATCGGATTTGGGATGTACACAAAAATCGTTTATGAGCACTGAGGGCAAGAAGAGCATCttaaatcattttaaatatCATTTCGGACATTCAAGTAACTGAAGAATGCCAGAAACATTTCCAATACATATTTGGTACATATAATTAATGTGATATAAACATTGACCCTACAGTTAACCAATCTGACAAAAAGATTTCTCAAATTTTGCATAGACGCGTAAAAAAATAGCATAAAAAGTTGTTGTTTAGAATGCGAGAGGATAGTAAGTATATATACATGTCGGGGAACTTTCTTGAATCGTTTATTAGCCTTCTTTATTCTTGTTTCAGGGTGTTATCTTTCCACAGAATCATCCCACAACCACATTCAATTTCTGCAAAATAAGACAACAGTTGAAACGTTACGAAACACACCGGATTGTACCAACTTTGCTTACGTCATCTCACGTATTGAAAAATGGGGATTGAGAGGGTTTGTGAGGGTGGCTAATGGTGAAAATTACGTTGAAGCATTGAGGCTTACTAGTCTTGGTGCTAATAAAATACGATTGTTGGTGAGTATTTGTTAATAATATGTCACCTGACCCCCCTTTTTTCTCTCTAGTGCCGTATggtctgtttttaaaaaaatactaatacTGACATTGCAGGTGTCGTTTTAAAATTTCTGATAAGGAGACATGTACACGTTAGGAAAGAAAGTGAATTCTAATACAGGATTATAAGCcatgttataaaaaataattacttaaattatttttatgttgtaggGGAGAAACtaataaaccaaaaaaaatgtgtatcatGAAACAACTATTTCACTTCAACTCATGACACTTCTATCTATATAACTCTCCATCATAGATGTTTTTCTCCATCCTTGTTATCGTTttacaaaaaatcattttattagttCATAGGTGATGGAATTCCAAAGGAATTGGAAGGAGCGTTGTTGAGGATAACATTCACAATCTGTGGTCAAACCAAATGTATTCTGCTGAAGGTACAAGGAGAGCAAAAATgtaagtaaaaaacaaacaagcaaaggAATGAAGTTTAACTGCAAAAGTATCACTAACAAAGTTAAAAGGGGTTTTAAAGTATTAAAGATCTTTAGAAGGATGTTGCCATCAGAGTCATAGCTACCAATTGCAAGTTAGCCTCACATTCAGCCTCACATTCGCAGAGACTAGGAATGTAGGACTGGGTGTTTTTGTTGCGCAGCTGCCATTGACTAAGATAAAGCAAGTCATTTTTCTCATTCCTTTATGTTAGAAataacagaataaaaataaatgattcCTGTTGATATACATTATCATTTCGAAAGAAAGacaaaaatgtagaaaaaaataaatttcaaaagcATTCTATGGTACCAGATTGTTCCAAATGTTCGATATAATCGAACGTTTGAAATAATCTAGTACCAAACTCTATTTTTTCCTtgaacagaaagaaaaaataaaataacaagagAGCCCCCTCCTcaatattttgcagaaaaatgttttttcagatCTGGTATCTGACTGTAAACTCTTTCGTTTGTGCACGACTGGTTTTGAACTACAATGCGAAGACTTTAATTCAATAAAAACATTCGATTTTTTTCTGCgtgattgttttaaaaaatgtaacatatttttcctttttttcgaaAATCGCGTAATTACTGTGGTGGCTTCACATGGCCATCCTAAGGCATTTAGAGAGCTcccaaatgaaaaattttttagggATTTTAGCCTCTCTCCCCCTATATTAAAAGATTCTCGTTGCGATCCctgtaaattaaatttttgattaaTTATAGGTCAATATTCGTCATTACAGGCATTATGGTTTGTGAAAATCATACCATCTATAAGAAAATCTAAACTCAAATGTGAGGCCTGGTTAGTCCTAGAGGATTTTCCTTTGGGAGGTTTTAAAACACATATCTTTGTAATTACTATAGAATTAAGACTACGTTAGAGAAAGTTTATATAGAATATAAAAagacttaaaaaatttaataacattGAAAAATAGTTTACAATTAGTTTTAACCTATTAAACAATGTTTAATGGTTTGCTTTTATGACATCTTTCTTTCAATACATTTCGTAGTAATAGTACAATAATTTACTTTTAGGGACTCGAGGTACTTCACTACCAACCTCTACACCAACCTCTAAACAAACTGCATCTGTAACCACGACTACCTTCCCAGATACTACAAGTGTTGAAACAACAGAGTATACAATACATACTGGCAACAACACATCAAGTATTGATACAACGCTATCGATCCCCACAACTTTATCACCAACCTCTACACCAAAGCAAACTGCATCGGTAACCACGACTACCTTCCCAGATACTACAAGTGTTGAAACAACAGAGTATACAATACCAACTGACACCTACACACCAAGTATTGATACAACGCTATTGATTCCCAGAACTCTCCCACCAAAAGAAAAATCAACCGGTAGACCAACTGTGACGAATACAAGAAAACCATCTCCAACAACAAAAAGTACCGCGGTATATGAATATTTTGGCTAATTTGTACTGATTTTTTCAGCAGCTGCGCGAAATTTAGTACATAAATTTAACACAAAAACTTATTAGAGTACGTGCAAAAATATGCTACAGTTTATATCACAGAAAAGCTAGCTTTTTATctctattttttaaatcaagaaTTTTACGCAAATTAATACGCACGAAATATTGTTTTATCCGCTACGCGAAAATTACTACGAACAAGGTATTCTAAATCAAATGCTCTTACGCTAGCCACTTCTACTTGTATAGTTTTTAGAAGACAATAAAATCACTTCGTTAGTTAGTCCTACCCAGATAGACAGACCCTGTCCATGAAAATATCGGGTGCAACAGACAGTAGCTACAATATTCATCACAAATTCGCCTCAGTTTTAATAAGGTCAAGAATGAGAAAAGGTTGTCTTTTAAAAACTCGAAATATGTTATTGAATATCTCCTCTTCCTACATAACTCTTTTAGATTAACCCGTGTAGTAGATTGGTACATCCGAGATACTGTTCTATTGAAAATCAAATAAACTCATTAATTTTGATGAGTTTAAGTAAACATGTTTGTACCTAAGAAGTATggtattttaaacaaatttacatGAATATTAATACCTAATTACCTTGATTATCATTCATACCAGCACTTTTTTCCTGGCATCGAACTTATAATTAAGACTATTAAAGATTTTGTCAAGAAGTAAAAAGATTCGTAGATAAATTATGATGCTCTTTCGTATAAAAAAcaacttgtttaaaatttttttcaacaaatttcGTAATTTAAATCATATGATTTTTATCAAaagaatacacctttcccgaattagttttctttgatgtaccGTTGCTATTTCTCAACTTTGTCAAACGAAATAACtgtgatttttaaaatgttcacCTAAAACTGGATAAAATGTGAAATCTTTAGATTCATACAAACAACCTACTAAAAcagtttttctaattttgtaCTAATTGACCTCTGCTTGAAACAGAAGCTTATTAGTacaaatcaaaaattaagaagactttgaCTGTAACATTAACACGACCAAAACAGTATTTTCACATGTCGGATTAAATTTTTACACACACCAAATCAATGATGCTGAATATTATCTTgaagtcaaaacatcaaaattcttaaattttaaagaaacatgtAATTCGAGACCCGTGTATTAACACAGCAGATCACCAACACACATTGTTGTGGGAGAAAACTAGAAATCCAAATAGGAAAACTGCTTGCGAAAATTACCAACCTTCATAAACAAAGCTTAAAAGTACTGCGAACAAACTTCGCCTTAATAACCACAAATTgctgaatttttgtttttatccacCAAATCATGCCAGAAGAAAGTTCCTCGGTGTGCAGTCAAACCTGTTTAAAACGGCCAGGGGCCTTAGATCGTCTAAGGAAGGTGGTCTTATAAACAACTTTCGTACGACGGCCAGCCTCTGGCGAGGCCGTCTTACACAGGTTTTTTTGTTTCAGTCTTTCCCACAACTTATGGAATGAAAGAAAGCATTTGAAATTAGGCAAGCGCTCTGAGATCTAAATTACACAAACTGTAATGTAAATCATTTACTGCACATTTgttttgcagtagaaaagtcAGGATCGTCTTATAGAGTAGCTAATGGCCATAAAACACATTGAGGGACCTAAACTTGTCGTTTCAGACAGGTCATAGCAGGTTTGATTAAATTTCCTTTCTTTCTAGGCACCACCTGCAAGCGAGAGTTCATCTTCATCAAGCAATACGCTCGTCGTTGTACTTATCAGCGTGTTTTGCTCGATCATAATTATCATACTGCTGCTGATTTTGATAATTAAGTATCGTAAAAGGTATTCATGTTTTCTCAACCTGTGGAATATTGCAAAAAGAGTTGCACATGTCCTCCGTGTAAAAAGAaagacatttataaaaactaaacttttttcttaacttttttttttaggaaGAGCGGTGATAAGAGCTACCATGTGAGTTATGTTGTTGTAGATGTTGTTTTATCTTCTTCGTTGTTTGTTGTTATTGCTGTCGTCGTCGTTGGCGTCGTTGTTGTcgttttgttgttgtcgttttgtcgtttgtcgttgttgttttttcgttGTTgatttttcgttattttttgtcgttgttattttttcgttgttgttttgtcgttttgtcgttgttgttttgtcgttgttgttttttcgttgttgttttgtcgttgttgttttgtcattttttcgttgttgttttgtcgttgttgttttgtcgttgtcgttttgtcgtcgttgttgttgttgcagctgtcgttgtcgttgttgctgttgttgttgaattgcttttatttttgtgattattATTGCGGTTTTATTAccgttaataatttttattttcacctATACTGTTGTTTTAGAATTCTCGCACTGCGTATCCTGTTTCAGATCGATGTAAGTTATGACCACATAAACATGTTTCTAAACATAAATAAATGTAAGAATAGACTACATGATACTATTCTGTTTTAGTTCAAAATCCATTTAGAGTTCCAAACCATGCATATGTACCTCGAGGACCTGAGGTATGTAACGTAACCAGGGGTATGCTTTATTCTTGGTTTTAATCAACCATTCTTACAACGCGCAgttctaaaacaaaaatacattCAAGGAAAACAATAGAAACAGTTTTCTCTCTGAAAGCCTTGTTTCCATTGGGTTGCATTTTACGCTACATAGCGCAAAAAGCTCAGGAGCTTTTTTAAGCACGTCAAAGTGTGCACGCGCTAACAATAAAACGTCAGCTTTTTGCGCTATGGCGGGAAATGTAGTCTAAAGGAAACGAGCCTTTAGCAGCTGGTAAAACAGACATAGTTTGCTATGTAAGTGGtgatgaaatgtatttttttaggcTTCAGAAAGTTATAGTACTTATATGACACCTGTTGAAAATATGTATGAATACATCGATCCTATTGAATCTTCTGAATATCAGAGTATGGGAACAATACAGCCACCTTCGTATGAAAGTCTGGCAATATCAGAAGGCAGAAAAGATCAGCGACAGAACGctgaagaagaaaaatatatagaagCCAACACAAGCAACCCATATCTGTAGAGGAATAATTAGTCGCCTCAAATCTTAAGGAGCACCTTGTTATCATCTTTACTTCAAATCAGAATGTCAAATATATTCACTGGATGTTTTCAGTAAAAGAGGAATAAGAAGCATCTTGATTTCAAAGTCATGTTTTATGGAATCACACATTGTCACATGCTCAAGCAACAATTATTGAAGAAAATCATGTTGACTTTAAGAGCCTGATAATGCATCACTTTGTATGTTGAAGAATCGTCTTTAATATATTTCTCACAAAAGGCGCTCGAATCTGAAAATTCAATAAAGCACtatttaaaaatcaataataCGAAGATTCGTTCAACATTTAGTAATTTTCTAAATCTTAAGAATTTTAGTGTGACAAAGTTATAGACGAGGGCCATTTTAGGAAAGAGGGCCGTAAGTAGTTGGACCCtttatgctttcaaaatacGTAATAGGCACCACAAAAAGTCTAAAAACTAATGGCTAAAATGTTATCGTAACATACGTTCCAGCTTTggaagttaaaaatattcaggtgaaattgaaacaaaaaactTCGCTCTTTCAAGGGGAACATTACTTAAAAGATCAAAAAATTGGGAATTCTGAGGAACTCTTTTTTATAGTAAATATCTATATGAATCTAAGAAAGTAATTCCACATATCGTgcttttcaaatatttcaaaCCATATATTTTCAAATCAAACCAACACTCTTCcctaaaataagtaaaaaaaaaaataatcgtaTTATTTCTTTGGCTAGGAAacgtaatgtatatatttttaaaaaaaataaatggagTTTGAAGCAAGATAACATTAGAATACAAAGAACATGCTCGCGAGCCCTCCAAACTTCATCTTTACAATCTCTACGATTTTGAACACGAAATACGGTAGTGTAATTCTGCCATTGTGTTGATAAAATgtaatatataaaatgtaatACATGCATGCGAATCATCCATGTCAATAACCTTACCAACATACGCAGTTACGTCGCTGCAACATATTCATAAATTTCGAGAAGCATATTTTTGGCTTATAAATGGGACATTTGATGATGCTTTAAGTTCGGCAATACGCCATCCTTCACAAGCTGTGTgttggaaaaataaataaagcagCCGGAACAAACACATATGAAAAAACAGCATGTATCTTCATTGTTCCAGTGACAGTTTAAATTTCTGTACAAACTTCGTTaacgacaacctcgttcccagggcaattttacgcttttttgatatctgaGACGGCGCGACCGTCCGatattgtcagaaagagaaaaatgagCCTAGGGATGAGGTTGGCTTAAGGAAGCAAGCAGAGTTGTTGTACTCTTCTAAAGGGAAGGAAAGTATACTTAACCGAGCTAGCTTCTTCCGTTGTTTTCGCTTACTCGTaaaatctcatgcgtttggaTGATGGGCAGTTTCCCCAATAGCACTCTTTCTTGACTTACCTCCATGTAGTTCCATGTTGCAGACACGGTAAAATATTCAGAATGGCATGAAATAATTTGTCTTGTTGCGATAAGAGAGGGGTGGGCGAGTCTTTCTAGTAATGTATAAATTCTAGTTAGGTAATCAATTTAATTAACTGCCGTATAAGAGATCGAAGTAATGCGAACACGAATCTCGCACCATATAAGGTGAAAATAAATGATTCATGACGTAACTTAGTGGAACCTTACCTGTGCAAAGTACATGTAAATGTTAACATGGTTGGTAGgtagtttatttttaaatttctttgaaCAACATATTATGTTTTTATACCTTTGACATGTTCACTAAAAATCTGTTTTTGGAAATACTGTTCAAAATCAGTTTTACTTTTCGACTTCCTGACGACTTTTATCTCCTCTTTTTGCCTTTTCTTCCTGGATCTTGTTTTGGCTATGACATCGACTTTTCACCACTCTTCGTGAACGTACTTACCAACTTTACactgaaaaatctttttaacatCATCAATAGTATTATATTTGATAAAGGTGTCAGGATTAGCTTTCACGGTTTTATTTAAGGTCTCAAGCATATAGAGTTTTGATGTTTTGTACATAGACAAGATCTTCTGTTGACAAAACTTGCAAGGATGTAATTTGCACGTCTTATTTCTAAGATGCAAGCTTTTAACTCCGATGTTATGCTTTAAGTTTATGGTAGAGGTTTCATAGATACTCGTTTAGTGATCGTTTTTGAAATTGAGCTTTTTTAATGCGTTTGCAATCTTTTTTTTGCCTGACAGTGCCGTTGAAATTATCTTTCCAggcgtaaaattttaaaacttaaatgtGGGTTTGCGGATCGAATCCTCGTTTGGCCTTTGAACCATTTAAACCATCGGTTTTCTTGGAGGCATACTTTGTGAGTTTGTATTTTATTAAGGTCAGTATATCTGCTCTCCTGTTTTTTCGTTCAAGGACAGATGCTCAAAATCTCTTCTGATACTAATTCCGCGAAGAGTAAACAATTCCTTATATCtttgaactttttaccggaTGAAGCCCTCCCTTCTCAACATGTTTGAAACCAATTTTTCTAGAAACAGAGCCTGACTGGTGTGCTtttgacttttattttttattctgtgTACTCGAGTGCTGCGTTGCTCTCCTTGagttctttttttcattttctaacTTAGATATCTTTTTGTAGAACTGGGTATCACTTCTTCGTTTTCGGTTTTGGGATGATTCCTCTTGTCTCGGAAAACTTATGGCAACGATGAAAAGTGAAGAAACTAAGACGAGCGATGCAATAAAGGGAAAACATACTTTACGATATTATAGTTACTTCATTTCCCTTTAATTTCATTAACGGCTCAGGAACCATAAGACCCTTGGGAAGAGGTTGCATGTGACTGTAGGTGTCGCAGTTGTTTAGAATGTCTCCACAACCGCTTTGTAACGGCCTAAACCCTTTTTTAAGAAAGGGGGTGTTTCGGTATCGTTTTATTGAGGAAAGGGGAAGGAGATTTTATAAAGGGCAAATGCCCTGACAATCAGACTTGGTCCagtaaataacaaaataaaagcaGTCAttgtttatactttttaaaaaaataacttttccatTTTATGAgttttttactattttaatttatatttacgTACATTGCTTTCAATATGTTAATTTAATATGTTAAGGAGAAAGGTTTCATGAgatcaaaataaatatatctttataaaaatttataccATAAGTGAAAAAATCCAAATTCCTTTAACCCAGACAGAATGTACAAAAATCCCACTTTTGTTCTAGTAATGGCAATAAAGAATATCAATTCATACCTTTTATAAAACTGAAGTTATTATAAGAATCACTATACCAAAAACTGCTCCGGTTAAATTTTAGTCTGACTTTgacaagtttaaatttttagctCAGAAACCCCATGTATTCACAGAGTTGGTAGTTATTTAGACAAGCCTCTCTAAAAGGGcacatatgttttttaaaaaaaagatatttgtttgaTTTGCACAAGTGCTCTAGATAAATACTTTGACCAATTAAATACTCCGGACTCAAGGAAAAATACACCAAAAAGGCTGCATCGTAGCCAGCCTAAATGAAactgtattttaaattttaagaagtttcaaagatataaatataatGTATGAAACAAGATACAAATGGGATTATGCATTGTAATATTGgtcatatattttttagttcTAACTTAGTGATGACTTATTGTCCCCCACCCCCTAAAATTATTGTGTATTTATTCAAATTGTATATTTACTCGATTGGCCAATATGTAATTACAATATGCATTTTTATATTCTCGAgatatttttaacatatttgGATAATTTTTAcatatgtcagcactttttctgtaCATCAATAAcattatctgcttaaaattcaattgcgTTAGTTTTAGAACGGATGTTACATCCTGGTTAAAGTTTCTGGTAAACAAATAAGCGTTATCCAATATATTTTTCGCTTTTTACATAATTCGAATGACGAAATACCAAAATCGCGCGAAAAACCTAAAAAAGAAGGCTTTAAAAATACTTCCAGTACGAAACAGGTGTTTGTTAGAAGCAATAAGAAGTCGACGTGGGTTTAATAACCACGCTTTAAGTTGGATCTtttgagaaaaacaaaattatgagGAAATTGTCGCGATGCTGCAAGATGTTGGAAATCTTTAGAGTGATTAACTTGTAGTGGATGAAAgtgaaaagtaaaaaatatatttacccaTTGGGCTTAGAATGGTATTTTTTACCTGCTCTAAACATCAACATTTCGATTATCATTTTCAGCATTGAACGGTATGTGCAATTTTCTATGCGAAATTACGGAAGTAATACAACCTTCCTCAGTCCCCAAGGTTTTTTGCCTTCTTGCAAAAAAAACCATGGAGCAAGGGTGACTGCAACCTCGTTTACAGCCCTGATTgtctttttatataatataagaTGCTTTTGCGGAGGTTGAGAAGCGCTGGTcattctaaaattttagaagTACCAAATCCGGAAAGATCTATTCGGTAAAAAACAGTGTCAACTAAAAATTAGAGGGTAACTTTTTCACAAGATTTGGAAATAAATAACCATttctttaaccctatttagAGGGTAACTTTTTCACAAGATTTGGAAATAAATAACCATttctttaaccctatttagAGGGTAACTTTTTCACAAGATTTGGAAATAAATAACCATttctttaaccctatttagAGGGTAACTTTTTCACAAGATTTGGAAATAAATAGCCATttctttaaccctatttagAGGGTAACTTTTTCATAAGATTTGGAAATAAATAGCCATttctttaaccctatttagAGGGTAACTTTTTCACAAGATTTGGAAATAAATAGCCATttctttaaccctatttagAGGGTAACTTTTTCACAAGATTTGGAAATAAATAGCCATttctttaaccctatttagAGGGTAACTTTTTCACAAGATTTGGAAATAAATAGCCATttctttaaccctatttagAGGGTAACTTTTTCACAAGATTTGGAAATAAATAGCCATtt is a genomic window of Hydractinia symbiolongicarpus strain clone_291-10 chromosome 14, HSymV2.1, whole genome shotgun sequence containing:
- the LOC130625912 gene encoding uncharacterized protein LOC130625912, with the translated sequence MKLLLLFALFACAQMEFIYIKRLPTGDLLRNVDRAKCRGFNGSPLPGNMCQCPLLATFYNLSSWNNGKELCHEGLGNSGCYLSTESSHNHIQFLQNKTTVETLRNTPDCTNFAYVISRIEKWGLRGFVRVANGENYVEALRLTSLGANKIRLLFIGDGIPKELEGALLRITFTICGQTKCILLKVQGEQKWTRGTSLPTSTPTSKQTASVTTTTFPDTTSVETTEYTIHTGNNTSSIDTTLSIPTTLSPTSTPKQTASVTTTTFPDTTSVETTEYTIPTDTYTPSIDTTLLIPRTLPPKEKSTGRPTVTNTRKPSPTTKSTAAPPASESSSSSSNTLVVVLISVFCSIIIIILLLILIIKYRKRKSGDKSYHNSRTAYPVSDRFQNPFRVPNHAYVPRGPEASESYSTYMTPVENMYEYIDPIESSEYQSMGTIQPPSYESLAISEGRKDQRQNAEEEKYIEANTSNPYL